One stretch of Commensalibacter melissae DNA includes these proteins:
- a CDS encoding Na/Pi cotransporter family protein yields MNFVTVIDLAGSVALLLWGVHMVQTGVQRAFGARLNHFLSTMLRNRFQSFIAGAGITAILQSSTATGLMITGFAANGVIGLPSALAVMLGANVGTTLIVQLLSFDVSRIAPLFVLVGVIMFRRGLNHIRDFGRVFIGLGLILISLHQFLVILHPYTNQPALRTVLGNITDMPFITILLSMILTWIMHSSVAVVLLIASFASHNVIPAETAFIMVLGANIGTALNPVIEGTGKNVIAKRLPMGNLINRVIGAAIVFIFIHPLTHWFTYYYPDINRSIANFHTLFNIATALLFLPFLTPYANLLKKIFPRTKEETVQDPSKPVYLDKSVIQSPILALGNATRESLRLCDILEKMLNGVDDSFKNQTPQIASAARRFDNTLDKLTNSIQSYVTGLDPEALNQNELNQVEKILTFCTQIANAGDVLDRNVLSTVQKMVKQRIILPKPMMDPLQKMMRRIHKNLHTTATLLINEDENIARKLAEEKDIFREIESKVIAIYYENLRQSTDDKKNQIQYGSFMIELARDLKRTNTHVVASAAYPVLDQNGMLLPSRLQPEEDTENYDNDPIKILQREDNILTRD; encoded by the coding sequence TTGAATTTTGTTACTGTAATTGATCTTGCTGGTAGTGTTGCCCTGCTTTTATGGGGTGTTCATATGGTTCAAACCGGTGTGCAACGAGCGTTTGGCGCACGGTTAAATCATTTCCTGTCAACCATGTTACGAAACAGATTCCAATCTTTTATCGCAGGTGCAGGTATCACTGCAATCTTGCAATCCTCAACTGCAACGGGACTTATGATCACTGGATTTGCCGCCAATGGGGTAATCGGACTACCTTCTGCATTGGCGGTTATGCTGGGGGCAAATGTTGGAACCACCCTAATTGTCCAGCTATTATCATTTGACGTGTCCCGTATCGCACCCCTTTTTGTTTTGGTAGGCGTCATCATGTTTCGCCGGGGTCTTAATCATATCCGTGATTTTGGACGCGTCTTCATCGGATTAGGCCTGATTCTGATCTCCCTACATCAATTTCTGGTAATCCTTCATCCCTATACCAACCAACCAGCGCTTCGTACAGTATTGGGCAACATTACAGATATGCCTTTTATTACAATTTTATTATCAATGATCCTAACCTGGATTATGCATTCTTCCGTGGCGGTTGTATTGCTAATAGCGTCCTTCGCCTCTCACAATGTCATACCTGCTGAAACAGCCTTTATCATGGTTTTGGGCGCCAATATCGGTACCGCTCTCAATCCCGTGATAGAGGGAACAGGGAAAAACGTGATTGCCAAACGTTTACCTATGGGAAATTTAATAAACCGTGTTATCGGTGCGGCCATTGTCTTTATCTTTATTCATCCACTCACCCATTGGTTCACATATTACTATCCTGATATCAACCGATCTATTGCCAATTTTCACACATTATTTAATATTGCAACGGCACTTCTATTCTTGCCTTTCCTAACCCCCTACGCCAATTTACTAAAAAAAATATTTCCACGCACAAAAGAGGAAACTGTTCAAGATCCCTCCAAACCAGTCTATCTTGATAAATCCGTCATTCAATCACCTATTCTTGCCCTTGGCAATGCAACCCGAGAATCATTGCGTTTATGTGATATTTTGGAAAAAATGCTGAATGGTGTTGACGATAGTTTTAAAAATCAAACGCCTCAAATTGCCAGCGCCGCACGACGTTTTGATAATACGCTAGATAAATTAACAAACTCAATACAAAGTTACGTCACCGGTTTGGATCCCGAAGCTTTGAATCAAAATGAATTGAATCAGGTGGAAAAAATCCTAACCTTCTGTACACAAATTGCCAATGCGGGTGATGTCCTGGACAGGAATGTTCTTTCAACCGTACAGAAAATGGTTAAACAAAGAATCATTTTACCAAAACCCATGATGGATCCATTGCAAAAAATGATGCGACGCATCCATAAAAATCTGCATACAACAGCAACCTTGCTGATTAATGAAGACGAGAATATTGCCCGTAAACTTGCCGAAGAGAAGGATATATTCCGTGAAATTGAAAGCAAAGTTATCGCTATCTATTATGAAAATCTTCGACAAAGCACAGACGATAAAAAAAACCAGATTCAGTATGGTTCATTCATGATTGAATTGGCCCGTGATTTAAAACGTACAAACACTCATGTTGTAGCTTCAGCCGCCTACCCTGTTCTGGATCAGAATGGAATGCTATTACCCAGCCGTCTGCAACCTGAAGAGGATACAGAAAATTACGACAATGATCCAATCAAGATTTTACAACGTGAAGATAATATATTAACCCGTGATTGA
- a CDS encoding lytic transglycosylase domain-containing protein — MKRSEDFTGSGEKLKSGSMKFIISRQNEKQLHDKSLYLSLVRFGVLGCIIGMLAACANNAPRQQQIPIAQEVAHYKANARSYYTPPGPPEDPWGPYIQEASARFDVPEIWIRAVMQQESGGSLYHNGQLVTSGPGAMGLMQLMPPTYDEMKIAYNLGDDAYDPHDNIMAGTAYIRQMYDIYGSPGFLAAYNGGPGRLDDFLTHNRTLPLETRRYVASIGPQIQGIKPNRQSQADLMVEGHENGMGVSAVQYAAATQAGFQRMALSPQAQAVQNAWQNRQTTETLNQASLNGTSSATTDSLNRQSLQGAGSAATQVAMASPLPSQPAVSTYPVKWKNFDTHPVASSTAPSVVTRQDVKSAWLARGYQSTQAPAMQSRPMPVQVASAPAALPSRSERKQYYRPISYQFPAAVATVNYNRKRGMDLTKKENESSLSGNWGIQVGAFASSSQAKNAIGIAKNRASLFSGKQQVQVVQKGKSKIYRARVTGLSLNAAQMACKKLTACIMVKPSNS; from the coding sequence ATGAAGCGATCAGAAGATTTTACAGGATCTGGCGAAAAACTCAAATCTGGTTCAATGAAGTTTATTATTTCCAGACAAAACGAAAAACAACTTCATGATAAATCTCTTTATTTATCCTTGGTTCGTTTTGGTGTGCTCGGATGTATTATTGGAATGTTGGCTGCATGTGCAAACAATGCACCCCGTCAGCAACAAATACCTATTGCTCAGGAAGTTGCGCATTATAAAGCGAATGCCCGTTCTTACTATACTCCACCAGGGCCTCCAGAGGATCCATGGGGGCCATATATTCAGGAAGCATCTGCTCGGTTTGATGTGCCGGAAATATGGATTCGGGCAGTTATGCAGCAGGAGTCTGGTGGAAGTTTATATCATAATGGGCAACTGGTAACTTCTGGTCCCGGTGCGATGGGGTTGATGCAGTTAATGCCCCCAACATATGATGAAATGAAAATTGCTTATAATCTAGGGGATGATGCTTATGATCCTCATGATAATATCATGGCTGGAACGGCATATATTCGTCAAATGTATGATATTTATGGCTCTCCAGGTTTTTTGGCTGCATATAATGGGGGGCCTGGCAGATTGGATGATTTCTTAACACATAATCGTACATTACCTTTGGAAACCCGACGGTATGTTGCCTCAATTGGCCCTCAAATTCAGGGTATAAAACCAAACCGACAATCGCAAGCTGATTTGATGGTAGAGGGTCATGAAAATGGTATGGGTGTCAGTGCAGTTCAATATGCTGCGGCAACGCAAGCCGGATTTCAAAGAATGGCATTATCGCCTCAAGCTCAGGCAGTGCAGAATGCATGGCAAAATCGCCAGACGACAGAAACGCTTAATCAGGCCAGTCTTAATGGGACAAGCTCTGCAACAACTGATAGTTTGAACAGGCAAAGTTTACAAGGAGCGGGCTCAGCAGCGACACAAGTTGCTATGGCATCACCATTGCCTTCACAGCCTGCTGTATCAACCTATCCAGTTAAATGGAAGAATTTTGACACTCATCCAGTTGCTTCTTCAACTGCACCATCAGTCGTTACGCGTCAAGATGTTAAATCAGCATGGTTGGCTAGGGGATATCAATCAACCCAGGCACCAGCAATGCAATCGCGTCCAATGCCTGTTCAGGTTGCATCAGCTCCGGCAGCTTTGCCATCAAGATCAGAACGGAAACAATATTATAGACCCATTTCCTACCAATTTCCAGCTGCAGTGGCTACTGTAAATTATAATCGTAAAAGAGGTATGGATTTAACTAAAAAAGAAAATGAGTCATCATTATCAGGGAACTGGGGAATTCAGGTCGGAGCTTTTGCTTCATCAAGTCAGGCGAAAAATGCTATTGGTATTGCAAAAAATCGAGCTTCTCTTTTTTCAGGTAAACAACAGGTACAAGTCGTTCAAAAAGGTAAAAGCAAGATATATCGCGCTAGGGTGACAGGATTAAGTTTAAATGCCGCCCAGATGGCCTGTAAAAAACTAACTGCTTGCATCATGGTAAAACCATCCAATAGTTAA
- a CDS encoding polysaccharide pyruvyl transferase family protein, whose product MSLKNFIICRTEEESSLCYLNHHLYMVQKKNNHHPVYLSTTDMKTGFIHDKKNLFDHVIIKHQFPGNYSFISRRLNCYYYNIPITTHHHQTLFQTVQLKNKQWKKFKLQKAHKIKFDINQFNTLVNKKMNNSVNLYWWRNKQFTNIGDELNLYIIGYLSKKIICRTNLKNTDLIGIGSILNWATPRNRIYPVWGSGTLSPSSLPTELFKISLLRGPLTHESLTSHKCKLPYGDPGLICDRIYNPNKEKKYDWGLIVHHSQYKKSWVEQILQNTPNTLFIDITDPDINVFIDQLKSCKYIASSSLHGLVIADSYHIPNIWLWDNKLHDGGKWKFFDYFAGIHRTEINFYNPVLFKNLNHIPLRQLDLSYFDKLENTKNQIIDSFPL is encoded by the coding sequence ATGTCACTTAAAAATTTTATAATCTGCAGAACTGAAGAAGAATCTTCTTTATGCTATCTAAACCATCACCTCTATATGGTTCAGAAAAAAAACAATCACCACCCTGTTTATTTGTCCACAACTGATATGAAAACAGGATTCATCCATGATAAAAAAAACCTGTTTGATCATGTTATTATAAAACATCAATTTCCCGGAAATTACTCTTTTATTTCCCGACGATTAAACTGTTATTATTATAATATTCCCATTACAACACATCATCATCAAACATTATTTCAAACTGTACAGCTAAAAAATAAACAATGGAAGAAATTTAAGCTTCAAAAAGCACATAAAATAAAATTTGATATAAACCAATTCAACACTCTGGTTAACAAAAAAATGAACAATTCTGTTAATCTGTATTGGTGGCGCAACAAACAGTTCACAAATATAGGTGATGAACTAAATTTATATATTATTGGATATTTAAGTAAAAAAATAATATGTAGAACCAATTTAAAAAACACAGACTTAATCGGAATAGGCAGCATTTTAAACTGGGCAACACCAAGAAACAGAATTTATCCTGTATGGGGGAGCGGAACTCTTTCACCTTCCTCATTACCTACTGAATTATTCAAGATTTCTTTATTACGTGGACCATTGACCCATGAATCCTTAACTTCACATAAATGTAAATTACCTTATGGGGATCCTGGATTAATATGTGATCGTATATATAACCCCAACAAAGAAAAAAAATATGACTGGGGTCTTATTGTTCATCACAGTCAATATAAAAAGAGCTGGGTAGAGCAAATATTACAAAATACACCCAATACTCTTTTTATTGATATCACCGATCCTGATATTAACGTTTTTATTGACCAGCTAAAATCCTGCAAATATATTGCATCCAGCAGTTTACATGGACTTGTTATTGCAGACAGCTATCATATCCCAAATATTTGGTTGTGGGATAATAAATTGCATGATGGAGGAAAATGGAAATTCTTTGATTATTTCGCAGGCATACATCGTACAGAAATAAATTTTTATAACCCCGTTTTATTCAAAAATTTAAATCATATTCCATTAAGACAACTTGATTTAAGCTATTTTGATAAACTCGAAAACACCAAGAACCAAATTATTGATAGTTTTCCGTTATAA
- a CDS encoding CvpA family protein: MNWIDLVCLGVIILGALSGLTRGFTRECIGLFGWIIAASLANRWYPDLAPKLSPYVNSENLANIASFIVIFALTCIVINALANAVVGQNSARISLLGRLDRLLGAICGGVKGYAGLAILYLIGGIIFPAAQWPEPLQESQMVSYIYQGAVLINNLLPSSMQRDVVVPQTKTPRVSIPDGTGLHNGISHQSSSTDQSHNDELSAVQPEGGYSSTAPSQ; encoded by the coding sequence ATGAACTGGATTGATCTTGTTTGTCTTGGTGTAATTATCCTTGGTGCCTTATCCGGTCTTACGCGAGGGTTTACTCGTGAATGTATAGGTCTATTTGGATGGATTATTGCAGCCAGCTTGGCCAATCGCTGGTATCCCGATCTTGCCCCCAAGCTATCGCCTTACGTAAACTCTGAAAATTTGGCAAATATTGCCTCCTTTATTGTTATATTTGCCTTGACCTGTATTGTCATTAATGCGCTGGCAAATGCCGTTGTCGGTCAAAATTCTGCACGAATCTCCCTTTTGGGTCGTCTGGACAGATTACTTGGTGCAATATGTGGTGGGGTTAAGGGATATGCAGGGTTGGCCATTCTCTATCTGATTGGCGGAATAATTTTTCCTGCCGCACAATGGCCTGAACCTCTTCAAGAAAGTCAAATGGTTTCCTATATATATCAGGGAGCTGTCCTGATTAATAATCTTCTCCCAAGCTCAATGCAACGGGATGTTGTTGTCCCCCAAACAAAGACACCAAGAGTATCAATACCTGACGGAACTGGATTACATAATGGAATATCTCATCAATCCTCTTCAACAGATCAATCGCATAATGATGAGCTGTCTGCTGTTCAACCAGAGGGGGGATATTCCTCAACTGCTCCCTCACAATAA
- a CDS encoding ABC transporter permease gives MSTQIRTSNQNFYYRHLQCWIDIKESLKLWKLAYSMAWLDIKLRYKGSFLGPIWMTFSSATMMLAIGLIYGSLFKIHTETYLPYLSFSLIFWQNGIANMIVDACQCFLQTDTFIHSLKLPFFLQAIRTVIRNFLITFLNCITPFLVFIYYHKWPGTIILLSIPGFIIWIINSLAINILLGSICARFRDIPQIINSLIQIVYYITPIMWMPSQIHNFQSLLLLNPIYSTMQIIKGPILGEIPTISVYLSALAYSLVLWGLAWIMFIRSRTRLAFWI, from the coding sequence ATGTCCACGCAAATACGAACCAGTAATCAGAATTTTTATTATCGACATTTACAATGTTGGATCGATATCAAAGAAAGTTTAAAATTGTGGAAACTGGCTTATTCAATGGCATGGCTAGATATCAAATTACGTTATAAGGGTTCTTTTTTAGGGCCTATATGGATGACATTCTCATCAGCGACGATGATGTTGGCAATTGGTCTCATTTACGGTTCCCTATTTAAAATCCATACAGAAACCTACCTACCTTATCTTTCTTTTTCCCTAATTTTTTGGCAAAATGGTATTGCCAATATGATTGTTGATGCATGTCAATGTTTTCTACAAACAGATACTTTCATCCACTCATTAAAGCTTCCCTTCTTCTTGCAAGCAATCCGTACCGTTATCAGAAATTTCCTGATTACCTTTTTAAACTGCATTACTCCTTTTCTTGTATTTATTTATTATCATAAATGGCCTGGAACGATTATTTTATTATCCATACCAGGATTTATTATTTGGATTATCAATAGTCTCGCCATCAATATTTTGCTGGGAAGTATTTGTGCACGTTTTCGGGACATTCCACAAATAATCAACAGTCTGATACAAATCGTATATTATATTACCCCGATCATGTGGATGCCATCTCAGATTCATAATTTTCAATCATTGCTTTTGCTTAATCCAATATACAGCACGATGCAGATTATTAAGGGACCTATTCTGGGAGAAATCCCTACCATTTCTGTTTATCTAAGTGCTTTAGCTTATAGTTTGGTATTATGGGGACTTGCTTGGATAATGTTTATACGGTCGAGAACAAGGCTGGCTTTTTGGATATAA
- a CDS encoding ABC transporter ATP-binding protein: MTQSSFIKLEELSLQFPLYHSNHRSLKKTLFAKAGKFISKQQSLNQKTGADILVDNTNRITVQALRNINLSIKAGERVGLIGHNGAGKSTLLRAITGIYEPNSGKIITNGIIESLLDTNAGMNRILSGRENIYLRGKRLKYNNEQIKALEKDVEEFAQLHEFLDLPIKTYSAGMMMRLSFGLATSVTPDILLMDEWFMAGDNNFQGKARQRLENIINKAEIVVLTTHSMPIIRQWCTRVIWLKAGEIYADGSVEETVSHYEQNMRENSF, encoded by the coding sequence ATGACTCAATCAAGTTTTATAAAATTAGAGGAACTTTCATTACAATTCCCTCTTTATCATAGCAATCATCGTTCCTTAAAAAAAACATTATTTGCTAAAGCAGGAAAGTTCATCTCTAAACAACAATCCTTAAACCAGAAAACAGGTGCTGATATTCTGGTTGACAATACTAACCGTATAACAGTTCAAGCATTGCGAAATATCAATCTATCAATAAAAGCGGGAGAGCGTGTTGGATTGATCGGCCACAACGGGGCAGGAAAATCAACCCTGCTTCGTGCAATCACTGGAATATACGAACCCAATTCTGGAAAAATCATTACTAACGGTATAATAGAATCTTTATTGGATACAAATGCAGGCATGAACCGTATTCTCTCTGGTAGAGAAAATATTTATTTAAGGGGTAAACGTCTTAAATACAATAATGAGCAGATCAAAGCCCTGGAAAAAGATGTTGAGGAATTCGCACAATTGCATGAATTTCTTGATTTGCCAATCAAGACATATTCTGCAGGTATGATGATGCGATTAAGCTTTGGTCTGGCAACATCTGTAACCCCAGATATTTTGCTAATGGATGAATGGTTCATGGCTGGAGATAACAATTTTCAGGGTAAGGCAAGACAACGATTGGAAAATATAATCAATAAGGCAGAAATTGTTGTTTTAACAACACATTCCATGCCAATCATCAGGCAATGGTGTACCCGTGTAATATGGCTAAAGGCTGGAGAAATATACGCTGACGGATCAGTGGAAGAGACAGTCAGCCATTATGAACAAAACATGCGTGAAAATTCTTTCTAA
- the purF gene encoding amidophosphoribosyltransferase, whose product MNKSSESISYSTIHTSPDHEDDKFHEECGVVGVWTTQDAASLTALGLHALQHRGQEATGIVTYDGNFHIHRGLGLVGEVFADPQVIAKLPGGIAIGHNRYATTGATQLRNVQPLYGDFEFGGFAVAHNGNLTNAQLLRQSLVRRGCLFQSSTDSEVFIHLIAISLYSNVIDRFIDALKQVQGAYSLVALSKDMLIAARDPLGVRPLILGKLNQNKEKECWVVASETCALSSMGAEFVRDIEPGEVIIINDEGIRSIKPFHNISHRFCIFEYVYFARPDSIIENKSVYIARQKIGAELALENPVEADIVVPVPDSGVPAALGYAKASNIPFELGIIRSHYIGRTFIEPTDQIRNLGVKLKHSTNGSILKDKRVILIDDSIVRGTTSKKIVEMVRAAGAAEVHLRIASPPTRFSCYYGIDTPSKEKLLAHTHDIDEMCKLIGADSLGFISCNGLYKALEEKERNNEKPQYCDACFTGDYPIQLTDHDMNLTQNK is encoded by the coding sequence ATGAATAAATCTAGCGAATCAATATCCTATTCAACAATACATACATCCCCAGATCATGAAGATGATAAATTTCATGAGGAATGTGGCGTGGTAGGCGTTTGGACAACACAGGATGCCGCATCATTGACTGCATTGGGATTACATGCCTTACAACATAGAGGTCAGGAAGCGACAGGTATTGTTACTTACGATGGAAATTTTCATATTCATCGTGGTTTGGGGCTGGTCGGTGAAGTATTTGCTGATCCCCAGGTTATCGCCAAATTACCAGGTGGAATTGCGATTGGTCACAATCGCTATGCTACAACAGGTGCCACGCAGCTTCGTAATGTACAACCTTTATATGGTGATTTTGAATTTGGTGGATTTGCTGTTGCCCATAATGGAAATCTTACCAATGCACAACTCCTTAGACAATCCCTGGTACGCAGAGGATGCCTATTTCAATCCAGTACAGACAGCGAAGTCTTTATCCATTTGATTGCCATTTCCCTTTACAGCAATGTTATTGACCGCTTTATTGATGCCTTAAAACAGGTTCAGGGTGCATATTCTCTGGTGGCCCTTTCCAAGGATATGTTAATTGCCGCTCGTGATCCGTTAGGTGTTCGTCCCCTGATACTCGGCAAACTCAACCAGAATAAGGAAAAAGAATGCTGGGTTGTTGCCAGTGAAACCTGTGCACTTTCCAGCATGGGCGCGGAATTTGTCCGTGATATCGAGCCTGGTGAAGTCATCATCATTAATGATGAGGGTATCCGTTCCATTAAACCTTTTCATAATATTTCTCATCGCTTTTGCATTTTCGAATATGTTTATTTTGCCCGTCCCGATTCCATTATTGAAAATAAATCCGTATATATAGCACGTCAAAAAATTGGAGCCGAACTCGCGCTTGAAAATCCCGTTGAGGCAGATATTGTTGTTCCTGTTCCCGATTCCGGTGTGCCTGCTGCGCTCGGCTATGCAAAAGCCAGCAATATTCCATTTGAGTTAGGCATAATCCGTAGTCATTATATAGGAAGGACTTTTATTGAACCGACTGATCAAATCCGTAATCTTGGAGTAAAACTCAAACACTCCACAAACGGTTCAATTTTAAAAGACAAACGCGTCATTTTAATTGATGATTCCATCGTCCGTGGAACAACATCCAAAAAAATCGTTGAAATGGTCAGAGCTGCAGGAGCAGCCGAAGTTCATCTGCGTATTGCCTCTCCCCCCACACGGTTTTCCTGTTATTACGGAATTGATACTCCATCAAAAGAAAAACTATTGGCACACACACATGATATTGATGAAATGTGCAAATTGATTGGGGCAGATTCACTGGGATTCATTTCATGCAATGGATTATACAAAGCTCTGGAAGAAAAGGAAAGAAATAACGAAAAGCCGCAATATTGTGATGCATGTTTTACAGGAGACTATCCTATTCAACTTACAGATCATGACATGAACCTAACACAAAATAAATAA
- a CDS encoding glycosyltransferase 61 family protein: MNIKENCSIFTFRPPGVLKSSVNHSKRLRHPLIPAYERQNLNDLGFEIDPHNNNLNDILTYIPEGNLFLSILENAYFIIQEGFDGVVITNDLQLIDETLHFCKNQSLDQIKIDLNDAQLLEEIFLAFDPKWMQYDHWMGYCLSKSYLANLYTPTTMKIAIPEYRNNNIFIGNSISRELYDNTLEKAKLNSRTIFLKDGIYKAKKLALFHPNSHYPYDYFNFHDTRRIFNFINKNSQYKNDLPTNFLIATNQKNQSCFSDHFQSILTQTCNELNLPIIHLENMDWESQIALFSQAEFIIAPHCPELINLYFCQKDTTLLELTSFNKNKSSISCWPFLIASTNNINYCFIDMLKDNINIEFLKKTVRNIRAL; the protein is encoded by the coding sequence ATGAATATTAAGGAAAATTGTTCTATTTTTACTTTTCGCCCGCCTGGCGTATTGAAAAGCTCAGTTAATCATTCAAAACGTTTGCGTCATCCCTTGATCCCGGCTTACGAAAGGCAAAATTTAAATGATTTAGGATTTGAGATTGATCCGCACAATAACAATTTAAATGATATTCTAACCTATATCCCTGAAGGAAATCTTTTTTTATCAATTCTTGAAAATGCTTATTTTATTATTCAAGAGGGATTCGATGGTGTAGTTATAACAAATGATTTACAATTAATTGATGAAACTCTTCATTTTTGTAAAAATCAGTCTTTAGATCAAATAAAGATTGATTTGAATGATGCACAATTATTAGAAGAAATTTTTCTCGCTTTTGATCCCAAATGGATGCAATACGACCACTGGATGGGATATTGTCTGTCAAAATCTTATCTAGCAAATTTATATACACCTACAACAATGAAAATTGCCATTCCTGAATATAGAAACAATAATATATTCATTGGTAATTCAATATCTCGTGAATTATATGATAACACATTAGAAAAAGCTAAGCTAAACTCTCGTACAATATTTTTGAAGGACGGTATATATAAAGCGAAAAAACTAGCATTATTCCATCCAAACAGTCATTATCCTTACGATTATTTCAATTTTCATGACACTAGAAGAATCTTCAATTTCATTAACAAAAATTCCCAATATAAAAATGACCTTCCCACAAATTTCTTGATTGCAACGAACCAGAAAAATCAATCCTGTTTTTCTGATCATTTTCAATCAATCTTGACCCAGACTTGTAATGAATTGAATTTACCCATTATCCATTTAGAGAATATGGATTGGGAATCACAAATCGCACTTTTTTCACAGGCTGAATTTATCATAGCCCCACATTGTCCTGAACTGATTAATCTATATTTCTGTCAAAAAGACACAACCTTATTGGAATTGACTTCTTTTAACAAAAATAAATCCAGCATATCATGCTGGCCTTTTTTAATAGCCTCCACAAACAATATCAACTACTGCTTTATTGACATGCTAAAAGATAATATCAATATAGAATTTTTAAAAAAAACTGTTCGTAATATAAGAGCGTTATAA
- a CDS encoding SDR family NAD(P)-dependent oxidoreductase → MKLSFKNKVAFITGASRGIGQACAIALAEAGAHCVLSARTQGGLIQTDNMIRQKGGKATLFPFDLQPKNPFDTTIDNIGPSIAQQFHRLDIFIHAAFYYTPLTPVDQITDQDWSKNISINLTSCMKLVRTLSPLLCATPNSQALFLQGITKPGAFWGSVTSVQAAIQNLINCWKEEIKDISTVHVQTITPPPTKTLLRQSFFPAEDKDKLNSPEKTAKIILAFLLKKQNP, encoded by the coding sequence ATGAAACTGTCTTTTAAAAACAAAGTGGCTTTCATTACTGGTGCAAGTCGTGGCATAGGTCAGGCTTGTGCCATAGCATTGGCCGAGGCTGGTGCACACTGCGTTCTCAGCGCAAGAACGCAGGGAGGATTAATACAGACAGATAATATGATCCGCCAAAAAGGTGGTAAGGCCACCTTATTTCCATTTGATTTGCAACCCAAAAATCCATTCGATACAACAATTGATAATATTGGCCCTTCCATTGCCCAGCAATTCCATCGACTTGATATTTTCATTCATGCAGCCTTTTATTACACGCCACTTACACCTGTTGACCAAATAACGGATCAAGACTGGTCAAAAAATATTTCCATCAACCTTACAAGCTGTATGAAACTTGTTCGAACTTTGTCCCCATTGTTATGCGCCACACCAAATTCTCAAGCTCTTTTTCTTCAGGGGATAACAAAACCCGGTGCATTTTGGGGATCAGTCACCTCTGTTCAGGCAGCTATTCAAAATCTTATAAATTGTTGGAAAGAAGAAATAAAGGATATCTCTACAGTTCATGTTCAAACCATTACCCCTCCGCCAACTAAAACCTTATTAAGGCAATCCTTTTTTCCTGCGGAAGATAAAGATAAGCTTAATTCGCCAGAAAAAACGGCAAAAATAATTCTTGCTTTTTTACTAAAAAAACAAAATCCATAA
- the nfsB gene encoding oxygen-insensitive NAD(P)H nitroreductase produces the protein MDIEKFALRRFTAKRYDPTKKIPDHIINQLVDLLRYTPTSINSQPYHFIVASTENGIKRVASSMVREEFLYNKHKVDRASHTIVICSKTDMDESYIRKIIEQEIKDGRHNPNLNKEEFINLYIGYMNLHKKILKDLPNWTAKQGYIALGNLLLGASLANIDASPIEGFDADILDKEFHLKEKGFTSILVITLGYHDKTDYNAKQPKSRFPKEELFTFC, from the coding sequence ATGGATATCGAAAAATTTGCACTACGTCGCTTTACCGCTAAAAGATATGATCCAACAAAAAAAATTCCTGATCATATTATAAATCAGTTAGTTGACCTTTTACGCTACACACCTACTTCAATTAATTCACAACCTTATCACTTCATTGTTGCTTCCACGGAAAATGGTATTAAGCGCGTTGCCTCATCAATGGTAAGGGAAGAATTCCTTTATAATAAACACAAGGTTGACCGTGCTTCACATACAATTGTTATTTGTTCAAAAACAGATATGGATGAATCCTATATTCGCAAAATTATTGAACAAGAAATTAAGGATGGCCGTCATAACCCAAATTTAAACAAGGAAGAATTTATCAATCTTTATATCGGATATATGAATCTGCATAAAAAAATTCTAAAGGATCTTCCCAATTGGACAGCAAAACAAGGTTATATTGCTCTTGGAAACTTATTACTAGGTGCCTCGTTAGCAAATATAGATGCCAGTCCCATTGAAGGATTTGATGCAGATATTTTAGACAAAGAATTCCACCTAAAAGAAAAAGGATTTACAAGTATTCTTGTAATTACTTTAGGTTATCATGATAAAACTGATTATAACGCCAAACAACCTAAATCACGTTTCCCCAAAGAGGAACTCTTTACATTCTGTTAA